From Enterococcus mundtii, the proteins below share one genomic window:
- the aroA gene encoding 3-phosphoshikimate 1-carboxyvinyltransferase produces the protein MQLLNATHGIKGELTVPADKSISHRSIMFGAISHGKTTITNFLKAEDCLSTMSIFRQLGVRIEEEEEKIHVYGYGVEGLQTPTERLDAGNSGTTIRLLLGILAGSKISAEVSGDDSLNRRPMGRVMNPLREMGADLKGIEHPDLPPLRVTGGPLKPIEYEMPIASAQVKSAILFAALQADGETTIIEKERSRNHTEEMIKQFGGEIRVEDKVITLAGGQRLVGQNVAVPGDISSAAFYLVAASILPDSEVLLKQVGINPTRTGILDVLIEMGASIQEMQIDQQNQAADLMVRSANLQACTIEGEIIPRLIDELPILALAATQAQGTTIIRDAQELKVKETNRIDATAEELIKMGANIETTDDGLIIHGPTPLHGAIVDSHGDHRIGMMLQIAALLTDEPVELNHPEAVNISYPDFFTDLAGLIKEKN, from the coding sequence ATGCAATTACTTAATGCTACACATGGGATCAAAGGTGAGCTAACGGTTCCAGCAGATAAATCGATTTCTCATCGCAGCATCATGTTTGGTGCAATCAGTCATGGAAAAACGACGATAACGAACTTTTTAAAAGCAGAAGATTGCTTGAGTACGATGTCCATATTTAGACAATTAGGTGTGAGAATAGAAGAGGAAGAAGAGAAAATCCATGTTTATGGTTATGGCGTAGAGGGATTACAAACACCAACAGAACGTTTAGATGCAGGTAATTCTGGTACAACGATCCGTTTACTTTTAGGGATTTTAGCTGGAAGTAAGATTTCGGCAGAAGTGTCTGGAGATGACTCGTTGAATCGTCGCCCGATGGGGAGAGTGATGAATCCTTTACGTGAAATGGGTGCAGATCTTAAAGGGATCGAACATCCAGATCTACCACCTTTACGAGTGACTGGTGGGCCTTTGAAACCAATCGAATATGAGATGCCGATTGCCAGTGCGCAAGTCAAATCAGCGATTTTATTCGCGGCACTTCAAGCAGATGGTGAGACAACGATCATCGAAAAAGAACGCTCACGGAATCATACAGAAGAAATGATCAAACAATTTGGTGGAGAAATCAGAGTAGAAGATAAAGTGATCACACTTGCTGGCGGACAACGGTTAGTTGGACAAAACGTGGCGGTACCTGGGGATATTTCGTCAGCAGCCTTTTATCTAGTCGCAGCAAGTATTTTGCCAGATAGTGAAGTCTTATTGAAACAAGTAGGAATCAATCCAACACGAACAGGGATTTTAGATGTATTGATCGAAATGGGGGCTTCGATCCAAGAAATGCAAATCGATCAACAAAATCAAGCGGCTGACTTAATGGTACGTTCTGCCAACTTGCAGGCGTGTACGATCGAAGGAGAAATCATTCCTCGCTTGATCGATGAATTACCGATTTTGGCATTAGCTGCAACACAAGCACAAGGCACGACGATCATTCGGGACGCACAAGAATTAAAAGTGAAAGAAACAAATCGCATCGATGCGACAGCGGAAGAATTGATAAAAATGGGCGCAAACATCGAAACAACAGATGATGGGCTGATCATTCATGGTCCGACACCTTTGCATGGGGCAATTGTTGACAGTCATGGGGATCATCGCATTGGCATGATGTTACAGATTGCCGCATTATTGACCGATGAGCCAGTTGAATTGAACCATCCAGAAGCGGTAAATATTTCTTATCCTGACTTCTTCACTGATCTAGCTGGTCTGATCAAGGAGAAAAACTAA
- a CDS encoding shikimate kinase — protein MAAIVLIGFMGAGKTTISRKLSMQLKKPLIDMDTKLVEEFGCSISQYFELHGEAAFRQEETKLLKNSLQEEAIIATGGGVILQEENQRLLTDHLVVYLKADPDLLIKRIRQDHKQARPLALDKDDTELKELFFSRKKHYETLADLTIETTGKSPAEVVSEIIKQVMNR, from the coding sequence ATGGCTGCAATTGTGCTGATTGGTTTTATGGGCGCCGGTAAAACAACGATCAGTCGCAAGCTTTCTATGCAGTTAAAGAAACCATTGATCGATATGGATACAAAACTAGTCGAGGAGTTTGGCTGTTCGATCAGTCAGTATTTTGAATTACATGGCGAAGCTGCCTTTCGACAGGAAGAAACGAAGCTACTGAAAAACTCATTGCAAGAAGAAGCGATCATTGCGACAGGTGGGGGAGTTATCCTACAAGAAGAAAATCAACGACTGCTGACAGATCATCTGGTGGTTTACTTAAAAGCTGATCCCGATCTTTTGATCAAACGTATCCGCCAAGATCACAAACAAGCCCGTCCGTTGGCACTCGATAAAGATGATACAGAGTTAAAAGAATTATTTTTTTCGCGGAAAAAACACTATGAAACATTAGCAGATCTTACGATAGAAACAACTGGTAAATCACCAGCAGAAGTTGTCTCAGAAATCATAAAGCAGGTGATGAATCGATGA
- the pheA gene encoding prephenate dehydratase, which translates to MKIGYLGPKGSFTYSAVKNYFNEGDWSPYQALTNLIDAQINDAIDYAMVPIENSIEGSVLPTLDHVYETLPTIQGEIVLPIKQQLMVHPKHQQMWQEVTKICSHPQALAQSQVFLKQQFPDVEIEQMGSTAQGAQQVAEHPEQKIAAIGPKEAAEQFGLTIVQQDIQSIRNNETRFWLLGSSPMSSQLPVSTYKATLFVDLPENRPGALYQVLAVFAEQKLNLTKIESRPQKTSLGEYFFVIEVEIEQADTKLNEAIKLLEQRAFPVQLIGEYPVYRSREDKKATYRK; encoded by the coding sequence ATGAAAATTGGTTATCTAGGCCCAAAAGGTTCCTTCACATATAGTGCAGTAAAGAATTATTTCAACGAAGGCGATTGGTCTCCGTATCAAGCTTTAACAAATTTGATTGATGCCCAGATCAACGATGCGATCGATTATGCGATGGTACCGATCGAGAATTCCATCGAAGGTTCTGTATTGCCCACATTAGACCATGTCTATGAAACCTTACCAACGATCCAAGGAGAAATCGTTTTACCAATCAAGCAACAATTGATGGTACATCCTAAGCATCAACAGATGTGGCAAGAGGTAACAAAAATCTGTAGTCATCCGCAAGCGTTGGCACAATCGCAAGTATTTTTGAAGCAACAGTTCCCTGACGTGGAAATCGAGCAAATGGGTTCGACTGCCCAAGGTGCCCAACAAGTTGCCGAGCATCCTGAACAAAAAATCGCGGCAATCGGACCTAAAGAAGCTGCGGAACAGTTTGGTTTGACCATCGTTCAGCAAGATATCCAATCGATCCGCAACAATGAAACCCGTTTTTGGCTACTAGGTTCCTCACCGATGTCATCTCAATTACCAGTCAGTACTTACAAAGCAACGCTATTTGTAGACTTGCCAGAAAATCGCCCAGGTGCGTTATATCAAGTACTTGCGGTGTTTGCAGAACAAAAACTTAATTTGACCAAAATCGAGTCTAGACCGCAAAAAACCTCGTTAGGTGAATACTTTTTCGTGATCGAAGTAGAGATTGAACAGGCAGATACAAAATTGAACGAAGCAATCAAACTACTGGAACAGCGAGCATTTCCGGTCCAATTGATCGGAGAATATCCAGTGTACCGTAGCCGTGAGGATAAAAAAGCGACATACAGAAAATAA
- a CDS encoding type II toxin-antitoxin system HicA family toxin, whose protein sequence is MVKLLISISGLKVKGGKGSHIKVKLPGVNRPIIVPSKLPKGTEHAILRQAGLK, encoded by the coding sequence ATGGTCAAACTCTTGATTTCCATAAGTGGGTTAAAAGTTAAAGGTGGAAAAGGTTCTCATATAAAAGTGAAACTACCAGGAGTAAATCGACCAATTATTGTTCCTTCCAAGCTACCTAAAGGGACAGAACATGCGATACTGAGGCAGGCAGGGTTAAAATAG
- a CDS encoding type II toxin-antitoxin system HicB family antitoxin — translation MLISYPALFYSETSEGYDSGFSVFFPDFPEMAGTSGSDIPEALENASDYLGILLAAEIEEDRTLPEPSLISSLSLIENNPFKSDSEFILEYDAEKSFISMVSVDLTEYLGTEEPVKKTLTIPKWADKLGKEMHLNFSKTLTEAIVREKLGA, via the coding sequence ATGCTTATTTCATATCCGGCATTATTCTATTCAGAAACAAGTGAAGGCTATGACTCGGGATTTTCTGTTTTCTTTCCAGATTTTCCGGAGATGGCTGGTACAAGCGGATCTGACATTCCTGAAGCGCTCGAAAATGCCTCTGATTACTTAGGTATTCTTTTGGCGGCTGAGATAGAAGAAGACCGAACATTACCTGAACCATCTCTTATCAGTTCATTGTCACTTATAGAAAATAACCCTTTTAAAAGTGACTCTGAGTTCATATTAGAATATGATGCTGAAAAATCATTTATTTCAATGGTCTCTGTAGATCTAACAGAATATTTAGGCACAGAGGAACCTGTAAAAAAGACGTTAACGATCCCAAAATGGGCAGATAAGTTAGGTAAAGAAATGCATCTAAATTTTTCAAAGACATTGACTGAAGCCATTGTTCGTGAAAAACTAGGTGCTTAA
- a CDS encoding type 1 glutamine amidotransferase domain-containing protein: protein MAKKIAAIVTDLVEDIELTSPKEALENAGNEVTTIGFEANQTIKGKKGGEFTIDRSIDEVSPEDFDALLIPGGFSPDQLRKDQRFVDFVTYFLKNDQPLFAICHGPQLFIQTGLTEGRTMTAYDTVRPDVAYAGANVKDEAVVIDNQLVTSRTPDDLPEFNKAIVEILG, encoded by the coding sequence ATGGCAAAAAAAATTGCAGCAATCGTAACTGATTTAGTCGAAGATATTGAGTTGACTTCACCAAAAGAAGCATTGGAAAATGCGGGGAATGAAGTGACAACGATTGGTTTTGAAGCAAACCAAACGATCAAAGGCAAAAAAGGTGGCGAGTTCACGATCGATCGCAGCATTGATGAAGTTTCTCCTGAAGATTTCGATGCGCTCTTGATCCCTGGAGGATTCTCACCGGATCAATTACGTAAGGATCAACGTTTTGTTGATTTCGTTACTTACTTCTTGAAAAATGACCAACCGTTATTTGCTATCTGTCATGGCCCACAATTGTTTATCCAAACCGGTCTAACAGAAGGTAGAACAATGACTGCTTACGATACTGTTCGTCCAGATGTGGCTTACGCTGGCGCCAATGTCAAAGATGAAGCAGTGGTGATCGATAATCAATTAGTTACTAGCCGTACACCAGATGACTTGCCTGAATTCAACAAAGCAATTGTTGAGATCTTGGGTTAA
- a CDS encoding galactokinase, translating into MNKTAHLTTKFNELFGEKPTTNYFSPGRINLIGEHTDYNGGHVFPASITYGTYGVAARREDNKVLVYSTNFEEIGVIEFTLDDLTFDKKDNWANYVKGMILKLKEAGYTIESGFELVIEGTIPNGAGLSSSASLELLVGVVLEDLFDLAIDRLTLVQTGKKVENEFIGVNSGIMDQFAIGFGEIDHAILLDTNTLHYEMVPVKLDGYAVVIMNTNKRRELAESKYNERRSECEEALKRLQTKLDIKALGELDEATFEANTDLIGDDTLIRRARHAVTENQRTLKAKAELEQGNLEAFGLLLNDSHYSLRHDYEVTGIELDTLVDAAQAQPGVLGARMTGAGFGGCAIALVKEEEIPAFKENVHARYLEVVGYEPEFYVAHIGSGTTKI; encoded by the coding sequence ATGAATAAAACAGCACATTTAACAACGAAATTCAATGAATTATTTGGTGAAAAACCAACAACAAACTATTTTTCACCTGGGCGAATCAACTTGATCGGTGAACACACGGACTACAACGGTGGACACGTTTTTCCTGCATCAATCACTTATGGCACTTACGGCGTTGCTGCACGTCGAGAAGACAACAAAGTATTAGTTTACTCAACAAACTTTGAGGAAATCGGCGTGATCGAATTCACGCTTGATGACCTGACATTTGATAAAAAAGACAACTGGGCAAATTATGTCAAAGGAATGATCTTGAAACTAAAAGAAGCTGGCTATACCATCGAGAGCGGTTTTGAATTGGTGATTGAAGGAACGATCCCTAATGGTGCCGGACTTTCTAGCAGTGCTTCGTTAGAATTATTAGTGGGGGTTGTTCTGGAAGATTTGTTTGATTTAGCGATCGATCGCTTGACACTCGTTCAAACTGGAAAAAAAGTAGAAAATGAATTCATTGGTGTCAATTCAGGGATCATGGATCAATTTGCGATCGGTTTTGGAGAAATCGACCATGCCATCTTGCTAGATACGAATACATTACACTATGAAATGGTCCCAGTTAAATTAGATGGCTACGCCGTGGTTATCATGAACACGAATAAACGACGTGAATTAGCGGAATCAAAATATAATGAACGTCGCAGCGAATGTGAAGAAGCCTTGAAACGTCTACAAACGAAGCTGGACATCAAAGCTTTAGGCGAATTAGATGAAGCGACTTTCGAAGCGAATACGGACTTGATTGGCGATGATACCTTGATCCGTCGCGCACGTCACGCCGTCACTGAAAATCAACGAACATTAAAAGCAAAAGCTGAATTAGAGCAAGGAAACTTAGAAGCTTTCGGTCTATTATTGAATGATTCTCATTACTCACTCCGTCATGATTACGAAGTCACAGGCATCGAATTAGATACACTTGTAGATGCCGCACAAGCGCAACCTGGTGTATTAGGCGCACGAATGACAGGCGCAGGATTTGGTGGCTGTGCCATCGCTCTAGTCAAAGAAGAGGAAATCCCCGCCTTTAAAGAAAATGTCCATGCACGTTATTTAGAGGTTGTAGGATATGAGCCAGAGTTTTATGTAGCACATATCGGAAGCGGTACGACGAAAATTTAG
- a CDS encoding aldose epimerase family protein, giving the protein MDITKKTFGQSAHLITLTNQQGTTLAVTDLGARIVSLTFMGRELILGFDSAEEYLEKDAFIGATIGRTAGRIDAGKFTLDGQTYQLPVDPATGHSLHGSTPSFEEKIWQYEIIDGEQEATVVFTTTSPDKERGFPGNLSVEVRYTLTEDNIWRVTTKAVSDQLTLFNPTNHVYFNLSGDVTQPIDDHTLWVNSQTFAALRPDSIPTGEQIEVTGTPFDFQTPTKLTTVFTSDFPQKELFDGIDHPFFLKDTGLDKTAASLLSPDETIKVSVRTDASSIVIFTANFGEDTPEMRGQRLANHGGITFETQIAPGAERYPSFGDISLVPETPFETITEFKLEAREEQDR; this is encoded by the coding sequence ATGGACATTACTAAAAAAACATTTGGACAATCTGCACATTTGATTACTTTAACCAATCAACAGGGTACGACCCTCGCTGTTACCGATTTAGGCGCACGGATCGTCAGTTTGACATTCATGGGTAGAGAGTTGATTCTAGGTTTTGATTCAGCAGAAGAGTATCTCGAAAAAGATGCCTTTATCGGAGCAACGATCGGACGAACTGCTGGGCGGATCGATGCAGGCAAATTCACCCTCGACGGCCAGACGTATCAACTACCTGTCGATCCTGCAACTGGTCACTCCTTACATGGCAGTACGCCAAGTTTTGAAGAAAAAATCTGGCAATACGAAATCATTGATGGCGAACAAGAAGCCACTGTGGTCTTTACCACGACTAGTCCCGACAAAGAGCGTGGTTTTCCAGGGAATTTATCCGTAGAAGTTCGCTATACCCTTACAGAAGATAATATTTGGCGTGTCACAACGAAAGCAGTCAGTGATCAATTGACACTATTCAACCCAACCAATCATGTTTATTTCAACTTGAGTGGTGATGTGACGCAACCAATCGATGACCATACTTTGTGGGTCAACAGTCAAACCTTTGCTGCTTTACGACCAGATAGCATTCCGACAGGTGAACAAATAGAAGTGACTGGAACACCGTTTGATTTTCAAACACCAACAAAACTAACGACTGTTTTCACCAGTGACTTTCCACAAAAAGAATTATTTGATGGAATCGATCATCCGTTCTTCTTAAAGGACACAGGCTTAGATAAAACGGCCGCTTCTCTTTTAAGTCCAGATGAAACAATCAAAGTCAGTGTCAGGACGGATGCATCGAGTATCGTCATTTTCACTGCCAACTTTGGGGAAGATACACCTGAAATGCGCGGGCAACGTTTAGCGAACCATGGCGGCATCACTTTTGAAACACAAATCGCTCCAGGAGCAGAACGTTACCCTTCTTTCGGCGACATATCTTTGGTACCGGAAACACCATTTGAGACGATTACAGAATTCAAACTTGAAGCAAGAGAGGAACAAGACAGATGA
- a CDS encoding AraC family transcriptional regulator, whose product MEKAIFLKKEHQSISQELYFDFCGFSKTLPFHSFGPAIRQDYILHIVMEGKGVYRVKDQQYQLKKGDLFLIRPGDSTFYLADGEDPWVYCWISFGGAVADKIIQHSLFKDDQYTMVSSEIARYVEIILACMNYSTKNLVDELQLNALTYQLLALLLEDGGYVHLGEQKSYSALAVDAVQYIEEHYSERLTVEEIAKKLSVNRSHLSRVFKNHMGISIKEYMIGVRINRAAFLLSLTEESVEAIAYQVGFNSLVVFSRMFKKFTGETATNYRRRMNNEKIKGVSAEQLKKQLEEQAIISWAT is encoded by the coding sequence ATGGAAAAAGCGATTTTTTTGAAAAAAGAACATCAATCCATCTCACAAGAACTATACTTTGACTTTTGCGGTTTTTCTAAAACATTGCCCTTTCATTCATTTGGACCAGCTATTCGTCAAGATTATATTTTGCATATCGTGATGGAAGGAAAAGGAGTCTATCGCGTAAAAGATCAGCAATATCAATTAAAAAAAGGTGATCTTTTTTTGATTAGACCGGGTGATTCTACTTTTTATTTGGCGGATGGTGAAGATCCTTGGGTCTACTGTTGGATTTCCTTCGGTGGGGCAGTAGCCGATAAAATCATTCAACATTCTTTATTCAAAGATGATCAATACACGATGGTTTCTTCAGAAATTGCTAGATATGTGGAGATTATCTTGGCATGTATGAATTACTCGACAAAAAATCTAGTCGATGAGCTGCAATTAAATGCGTTGACGTATCAATTGCTCGCGCTCTTATTAGAAGATGGTGGCTATGTTCATTTAGGAGAACAAAAAAGTTATTCAGCCCTCGCTGTTGATGCGGTACAGTATATCGAAGAACATTACAGCGAGCGTTTGACTGTTGAGGAGATCGCAAAAAAATTATCCGTTAACCGAAGTCATCTCTCTCGTGTGTTCAAAAATCATATGGGGATCAGTATCAAAGAATATATGATTGGTGTTCGCATCAATCGGGCAGCGTTTCTCTTATCTCTGACGGAAGAATCCGTTGAAGCAATCGCTTATCAAGTCGGCTTCAATAGTTTGGTCGTATTTAGCCGCATGTTCAAGAAATTCACTGGTGAGACGGCGACAAACTATCGTAGACGAATGAATAACGAAAAGATCAAAGGAGTTTCCGCAGAACAATTAAAAAAGCAATTAGAAGAACAAGCCATCATTTCTTGGGCGACCTAA
- a CDS encoding NAD(P)H-dependent oxidoreductase, protein MKTLIIVSHPTIDTSLNQQFFKEASSQLSTTWHHLEACYPDGEIDLQAELALLKEHDRIIFQFPFYWYSAPAHLKMWQDQVLEAATAVLSGKELGIVLTTGVSEKEYQAGGKEEYTISEYLRPYQRIAHKFQMTFLPPFVLAQFMYLTQEQRFERLISYQQYLTLVEKPSLINRIDWFIERFAQNERIKEKAPMKQQMIETMLEEAKENIEDLTFILQEMKGKTL, encoded by the coding sequence ATGAAAACATTGATTATTGTCAGCCATCCGACAATTGACACATCGTTGAACCAACAGTTTTTTAAAGAAGCATCCAGCCAGCTATCGACTACTTGGCATCATCTAGAAGCTTGTTATCCAGATGGGGAAATTGATCTTCAAGCAGAACTTGCTTTATTGAAAGAGCATGACCGGATCATCTTCCAATTTCCTTTCTATTGGTATAGCGCGCCAGCCCATTTGAAAATGTGGCAAGACCAAGTGTTAGAAGCGGCAACAGCAGTCTTATCAGGTAAAGAATTAGGGATCGTCTTAACAACCGGCGTGAGTGAAAAAGAATACCAAGCAGGTGGGAAAGAAGAGTATACGATCTCGGAGTATTTGCGTCCGTATCAACGAATTGCCCATAAATTCCAGATGACCTTTTTGCCTCCGTTTGTTTTAGCACAGTTCATGTACTTAACTCAAGAACAACGGTTTGAACGCCTGATCAGTTATCAGCAATATCTCACATTAGTCGAAAAACCTTCACTGATCAATCGGATCGATTGGTTTATCGAACGATTTGCACAAAATGAACGCATCAAGGAAAAAGCACCGATGAAGCAGCAGATGATCGAAACGATGTTAGAAGAAGCCAAAGAAAATATTGAAGATCTGACATTTATACTACAAGAGATGAAAGGAAAGACCTTATAA
- a CDS encoding LysM peptidoglycan-binding domain-containing protein, with translation MNEENEQRGNVRSARRQQQKQASRMRMMKIGAAVAVVLLLVGAGTGLYLHSRNNASENSVAKTSETTQSSTASTTASSETEATQESSEATEPSGAISEQLQAVVADYSKKIEDKTPVLIEEYQAEIQNNQDGVNGLSVIANRKARELQALSDEGISKLRGMYQDASNKEDIDLDTMINQLSASYTAQVARISDIYLRTSAELQAATPSSESSSEETTPSTEATPETTETSESQADQYTAQSTEDTSNQANQAATTVVREGEGPNQIAQRTGVPVETILSLNGMTMDDFFFNPGQELRLN, from the coding sequence ATGAATGAAGAAAATGAACAGCGTGGCAATGTTCGATCAGCTCGAAGACAACAACAGAAACAAGCATCACGCATGCGTATGATGAAAATCGGTGCCGCTGTTGCAGTAGTCTTACTACTGGTTGGTGCAGGTACTGGATTATATCTCCATAGTAGAAACAATGCCAGTGAAAACTCGGTAGCAAAGACGAGTGAAACGACGCAATCGTCCACAGCTTCAACTACTGCTTCATCTGAAACTGAAGCAACACAAGAAAGCAGCGAAGCAACAGAACCTTCAGGAGCTATTTCTGAACAACTACAAGCAGTCGTTGCAGATTATTCGAAGAAAATCGAAGATAAAACCCCAGTGTTGATCGAAGAATACCAAGCAGAGATCCAAAACAATCAAGACGGTGTCAATGGTCTTTCGGTCATTGCCAACCGAAAAGCAAGAGAACTTCAAGCCTTGTCGGATGAAGGAATCAGTAAATTAAGAGGGATGTACCAAGATGCTTCCAACAAGGAGGATATCGACCTAGATACCATGATCAATCAGCTATCTGCAAGTTATACGGCGCAGGTCGCTCGGATCTCCGACATTTATCTGCGAACAAGTGCGGAACTTCAAGCAGCGACACCTAGTAGCGAATCTTCTTCGGAAGAGACGACACCTTCGACGGAAGCGACACCAGAAACAACAGAAACGTCGGAGTCACAAGCCGATCAGTACACGGCACAGTCCACAGAAGATACGAGCAATCAAGCCAATCAAGCAGCTACAACCGTTGTACGTGAAGGCGAAGGTCCAAATCAAATTGCGCAACGGACGGGTGTGCCAGTTGAGACGATCTTGTCCTTGAATGGCATGACGATGGATGATTTCTTCTTTAACCCTGGTCAAGAATTACGTTTGAATTAG